In bacterium, a genomic segment contains:
- a CDS encoding FG-GAP-like repeat-containing protein yields the protein MKTKTFLLLLLAQLPLAHAQTQWVLQPYLQYFGHVRGSALGARVKGFVGSKPNNPYNIAVASSPSNNNPTGLSFYSISTPQDTTPLWIIPYGADVEDGDFNGDGYTDFAVWKSVNMGRNSSVLIYLGDAAGIDTVAAIELTEEQERSGFGLKMCIGDLNNDGNDDLVITAPGYAVSLGNNGKVYAYFGDPNMNSTPDFTITGSRPYAGFGSRCAIGDFNDDGFNDLAIRGYDQARIGGSESFGYLNIYLASAQVDTIADLTSPRAGRGAGTSGGLAAFDANADDKTDLLWTYSDSLTSQNFVYIHFGGADFAQRFQVAPDFVIPAPFGSGEFGNEIANAGDMNGDGDEDILIAAYSTGQENGIVFVYTAGKALDDKFDAARGQSRGGNFGASIDGVGDVNHDGYDDIIVGAPLQPWSRYEGYFGIFWGDARIPTHVAERNSETPPADFILGPIYPNPLTSHSTIEFKLSKRAFVETKVYNLLGKEVIAFPEVEYLAGQHRVVWNSRDRDGEIVPSGIYFVRMRAFASDHSHLLFEQTNKFMVVR from the coding sequence ATGAAAACCAAAACTTTTCTGCTCCTGCTGCTTGCCCAATTGCCGCTGGCCCACGCCCAAACCCAATGGGTGCTGCAGCCTTATTTGCAGTATTTCGGGCATGTGCGAGGCTCCGCCCTTGGTGCTCGCGTGAAAGGCTTCGTTGGGAGCAAACCGAACAATCCATACAATATAGCTGTAGCAAGTTCGCCCTCCAACAATAACCCGACGGGCCTGAGTTTCTATAGCATTTCCACACCGCAAGACACAACTCCCCTTTGGATTATTCCTTACGGTGCTGATGTCGAAGACGGTGACTTCAATGGGGACGGATATACAGATTTTGCCGTTTGGAAAAGCGTGAATATGGGGCGCAATAGTTCAGTGTTAATCTATTTGGGCGATGCCGCAGGAATTGATACTGTTGCTGCTATCGAATTGACGGAGGAACAGGAGCGATCTGGGTTTGGCCTAAAAATGTGCATCGGCGATCTAAACAACGATGGGAACGATGATTTGGTGATAACAGCGCCAGGGTATGCTGTTTCTCTTGGAAATAATGGAAAAGTGTATGCCTATTTCGGCGATCCCAACATGAACTCAACTCCCGATTTCACGATAACTGGAAGTCGTCCTTATGCAGGGTTCGGTTCACGATGTGCCATCGGTGATTTTAATGACGATGGTTTTAACGATTTGGCGATTCGAGGTTATGATCAAGCAAGGATTGGAGGCTCCGAATCCTTTGGATATCTGAACATCTATTTGGCTAGTGCACAGGTTGATACAATTGCTGATTTGACCAGTCCTAGAGCAGGAAGAGGCGCTGGAACAAGTGGCGGCTTGGCTGCTTTTGATGCCAACGCCGATGACAAGACCGATCTGTTGTGGACGTATTCCGATTCTCTTACTTCACAGAATTTCGTTTACATCCACTTCGGCGGTGCCGATTTCGCTCAACGTTTTCAAGTCGCGCCCGATTTTGTCATTCCCGCACCCTTTGGCAGCGGCGAGTTTGGTAACGAGATAGCCAATGCCGGTGATATGAATGGCGATGGCGATGAAGATATTCTGATCGCAGCATACAGCACCGGACAGGAAAACGGCATTGTGTTCGTTTACACTGCTGGTAAAGCACTGGATGATAAATTCGATGCAGCACGAGGACAATCACGTGGAGGGAATTTTGGAGCTAGCATTGATGGCGTTGGCGATGTCAATCATGATGGGTACGACGATATTATTGTGGGAGCTCCGCTGCAGCCGTGGAGCAGGTATGAAGGGTACTTCGGAATTTTTTGGGGAGATGCTCGTATTCCAACGCATGTTGCAGAAAGAAACTCTGAAACCCCACCTGCGGATTTTATTCTTGGCCCCATCTATCCTAATCCGCTCACCTCGCATAGCACAATCGAATTCAAGTTGTCCAAACGGGCTTTCGTTGAAACAAAAGTCTACAATCTTCTTGGTAAGGAGGTGATAGCTTTCCCGGAGGTGGAATATCTTGCCGGTCAACATCGTGTTGTTTGGAATAGCCGCGATCGTGATGGCGAGATCGTTCCGTCCGGCATTTACTTTGTTCGGATGCGAGCCTTTGCATCCGATCATTCTCATTTGCTCTTTGAGCAAACGAACAAATTCATGGTTGTAAGATGA
- a CDS encoding FG-GAP-like repeat-containing protein yields MLISSAFSLLWMTLPPAVQAQTPWRLEAFMEYFGTVRGSVLGGRVKGFVGSRSNNPYNIAVAEGRNPVLEDPRLLFYRISTPQDTTPRWVIPYANNVDHGDFNGDGLTDFAVRKSVNTDRNDTVMVYLGDPTGIDTTASYRLPAEQERSTFGWRMCVGDLNNDGIDDLVITARDVYLQASQLPHGRVYVYYGGDRLKSKPDLTITGPYAGARLGTRCAIADFNGDGIDDLVVHGQDVTVQEAFFGYLNLYFGSAAPFDTVADLTSPRSYRTIVSGLAAFDANADGKTDLLWTYSDSLTSRKSVHIHYGGADFAERFQAGPDFIIPAPFGSGDFGNEIANGGDMNGDGDEDIVIAAYSTGQENGIVFVYTAGKALDDGYDAARGQSREGNFGATADGIGDINGDGYDDIIVGAPNQPWHRSQGYFGIFLGDSRILTGVADPSTETPPSDFALLHAHPNPFSYESLIQFTLPQKAVVKIKVYDILGKEVITLLDSQRLAGQHQARWSGRSESGEIVPTGIYFIRMQAHSIAGSQLLFQHARKITVVK; encoded by the coding sequence GTGCTCATTTCTTCTGCTTTTTCTTTGCTTTGGATGACCCTGCCACCGGCCGTGCAAGCGCAAACGCCCTGGCGGCTCGAGGCGTTTATGGAGTATTTTGGTACGGTGCGCGGCAGCGTGCTGGGCGGGCGAGTGAAAGGTTTTGTCGGCAGCCGCTCGAATAACCCATATAACATTGCCGTTGCAGAAGGGCGCAACCCCGTCCTTGAAGATCCAAGACTGTTGTTTTATCGGATTAGCACACCGCAAGACACGACCCCCCGTTGGGTTATTCCATACGCCAATAACGTCGATCATGGTGACTTCAACGGCGATGGCTTGACAGATTTTGCCGTTCGTAAGAGCGTTAACACGGATCGCAACGATACGGTGATGGTGTATCTTGGCGACCCGACTGGCATCGATACAACTGCCTCTTACAGATTGCCTGCTGAGCAAGAACGGTCGACCTTTGGGTGGAGGATGTGCGTTGGTGATTTGAACAACGACGGCATCGACGACCTTGTGATCACCGCGAGAGATGTCTATTTGCAGGCCAGCCAGTTGCCGCATGGGAGAGTCTATGTTTACTACGGTGGAGACCGCCTCAAGTCGAAACCTGATCTTACCATTACCGGACCCTATGCCGGCGCGCGACTGGGCACCAGGTGTGCAATCGCTGACTTTAATGGCGATGGCATTGATGATTTGGTGGTTCACGGCCAAGATGTGACAGTCCAGGAGGCATTCTTTGGCTACCTCAACCTCTACTTCGGCAGCGCCGCGCCATTCGACACCGTTGCCGATCTCACCAGCCCGCGGTCGTACCGCACCATCGTCAGTGGCCTGGCGGCCTTCGATGCCAACGCCGATGGCAAGACCGATCTGCTGTGGACGTATTCCGATTCGTTGACTTCACGAAAGTCTGTTCACATCCACTATGGCGGCGCCGATTTCGCTGAACGCTTTCAAGCCGGGCCGGATTTTATCATCCCCGCACCCTTTGGCAGCGGCGATTTTGGCAATGAGATCGCCAACGGTGGCGATATGAATGGCGATGGGGATGAGGATATCGTTATTGCAGCATATAGTACTGGGCAGGAAAATGGTATTGTCTTTGTCTATACTGCCGGTAAGGCGCTGGACGATGGATATGATGCCGCTCGCGGACAGTCGCGGGAAGGGAATTTTGGTGCAACTGCTGACGGCATCGGTGACATTAATGGCGATGGCTACGATGACATCATTGTCGGCGCTCCAAATCAACCGTGGCATAGAAGCCAGGGTTACTTCGGCATTTTCTTAGGTGACTCTCGCATTCTAACTGGTGTCGCCGATCCGAGCACAGAAACTCCACCTTCCGATTTTGCACTTCTTCATGCTCATCCCAATCCATTTAGCTACGAAAGCCTTATTCAGTTCACTCTACCGCAAAAGGCGGTGGTCAAAATCAAAGTCTATGACATTCTTGGAAAGGAGGTGATTACCTTGTTGGATTCTCAGCGTCTTGCGGGACAGCATCAGGCGCGGTGGAGTGGGAGAAGTGAAAGCGGAGAGATCGTTCCTACCGGTATCTACTTCATTCGCATGCAGGCTCACTCTATCGCTGGCTCGCAGTTGCTCTTTCAGCATGCCAGAAAAATCACGGTTGTGAAATGA
- a CDS encoding Type 1 glutamine amidotransferase-like domain-containing protein, whose protein sequence is MLKSVWQTGRWLLLTQLLLLRSLLAQGSVLLVGGGSENYNDWSDAPYRWLVEHAPNGEILILHYDSPSSFLPNYFKSLGAANAANLVINSRSSANDSANYRAILRAGGLFLRGGDQWQYVSLWQGTLAGQAIQQVFQTGGAIGGTSAGAMVLSEIVFDARTTSVDPRQALRNPLRAGITFTAGFLALVPNVLADTHFYERGRLGRLAAMLAVYHSQQGRWLTGLGVDDRTALAIAPDGSAEVFGSGVVTLLRAGERIAYTVQMNQPLALSELELQQFTAGFRLDLAAGHILTPAAGAASFSASPFQANGAGIWLEGSDQSSDWFAAGGSFAGFLDGFTAGQDTLGIISSPAVGANAQTVAQQLAQRGFSSHLLWLDSSTRNDQLTATRMQRSAGLIFAGNLLDSVAVHLAPATATGQAFAAARQAGRAMLFLGNDAKLAGSTGVGQTEVSTTAAYRGRLTLCNGLGLLGSTIIMPRAWQDSDYHENRLSGLLWGMAKAQAAFGVLLDAGSHLDCRNGVALFTGLTPALVIDSRPAQWRDFSTYRAASSVGPRQSAALDHARVHVLPNGSRFDFNNGAVVQVESRHAVENSPLLFHLEQNHPNPFNPHTLIRYHLSEAATVTLRVFDLAGREVATLVQAQQAAGTHAVGFDGSALASGLYLYRLEAGGRVASRKMLLMR, encoded by the coding sequence ATGCTGAAATCAGTTTGGCAAACCGGCCGGTGGCTGCTGCTTACTCAACTCCTGCTGCTGCGCAGCCTGTTGGCGCAGGGCAGTGTGCTGCTGGTGGGCGGCGGCTCCGAGAACTACAACGACTGGTCGGATGCGCCCTATCGCTGGCTGGTCGAGCATGCGCCCAATGGCGAGATTCTGATTCTGCATTATGACAGCCCTTCCTCCTTCCTGCCGAACTACTTCAAATCCCTGGGTGCCGCCAACGCGGCGAATTTGGTGATCAACAGCCGCAGCAGCGCGAATGACTCGGCCAACTATCGCGCCATTTTGCGGGCCGGCGGACTGTTTCTGCGCGGCGGGGATCAATGGCAGTATGTCTCGTTGTGGCAGGGCACGCTCGCCGGCCAGGCGATTCAGCAGGTCTTTCAAACCGGCGGCGCGATCGGCGGCACCAGCGCCGGCGCGATGGTATTGAGCGAAATCGTCTTCGACGCACGCACGACCTCCGTCGATCCCCGCCAGGCGCTGCGCAATCCCCTGCGCGCCGGCATCACCTTCACTGCCGGTTTTCTCGCGCTGGTGCCGAATGTGCTGGCCGACACGCACTTCTACGAGCGCGGCCGTCTCGGCCGGCTGGCAGCGATGCTGGCCGTCTATCACAGCCAGCAGGGCCGCTGGCTCACCGGCCTCGGCGTCGACGACCGCACCGCGCTCGCCATTGCGCCGGACGGCAGCGCTGAAGTCTTTGGATCCGGCGTTGTGACCCTGCTGCGAGCCGGCGAACGCATCGCTTACACCGTGCAAATGAATCAGCCGCTGGCGCTCTCTGAGCTTGAATTGCAGCAATTCACCGCGGGCTTTCGCCTCGATCTGGCGGCCGGCCACATTCTCACTCCTGCGGCCGGCGCGGCGAGTTTCTCAGCTTCTCCTTTTCAAGCAAACGGCGCCGGCATCTGGCTGGAGGGCAGTGATCAGTCAAGTGACTGGTTCGCTGCCGGCGGCAGCTTTGCGGGATTTCTCGACGGTTTCACGGCAGGCCAAGACACGCTCGGCATCATTTCCTCACCGGCGGTTGGCGCGAATGCCCAAACGGTTGCGCAACAGCTCGCACAGCGCGGATTTTCCTCCCACCTGCTGTGGCTGGATTCCTCCACGCGCAATGACCAGCTTACTGCCACGCGGATGCAACGCAGTGCCGGTCTCATTTTCGCCGGCAATTTGCTGGACAGTGTTGCGGTTCATCTCGCGCCGGCCACCGCCACCGGACAGGCGTTCGCCGCAGCGAGGCAAGCGGGACGTGCGATGTTGTTTCTCGGCAATGATGCCAAACTCGCGGGCAGCACCGGCGTTGGGCAAACGGAAGTCTCAACCACGGCGGCTTATCGCGGCCGCCTCACGCTTTGCAACGGACTGGGTTTGCTCGGCAGCACGATCATCATGCCGCGCGCCTGGCAGGATTCGGATTATCATGAAAACCGGCTGAGCGGTTTGCTGTGGGGCATGGCCAAAGCGCAAGCCGCATTCGGCGTGTTGCTGGATGCCGGCAGTCATCTGGATTGCAGAAACGGCGTGGCCCTCTTTACCGGCCTCACGCCTGCGCTGGTGATCGACAGCCGGCCGGCGCAATGGCGGGATTTTTCGACCTATCGCGCTGCGAGCAGCGTTGGGCCGCGGCAGTCCGCCGCACTGGATCATGCACGCGTTCACGTTTTGCCCAACGGCAGCCGATTCGATTTCAACAACGGTGCCGTCGTGCAGGTCGAGAGCAGGCATGCCGTTGAGAACTCACCGCTGCTTTTTCATCTCGAACAGAACCATCCCAACCCTTTCAATCCCCATACCCTCATTCGCTACCACCTGAGCGAGGCAGCGACGGTTACTCTGCGGGTTTTCGATCTCGCGGGCCGGGAAGTCGCAACGCTGGTGCAGGCGCAACAGGCGGCCGGTACACATGCCGTAGGCTTTGACGGCTCGGCGCTGGCGAGCGGCCTCTACTTGTATCGCCTTGAGGCCGGTGGCCGAGTGGCGTCGCGCAAGATGCTGCTCATGCGCTAA
- a CDS encoding PorV/PorQ family protein, with protein MKKHLLSLLGWCVAIAAQAQNPNLGTAGAQFLQIPVGAQATGMAGAYVATAANAGALFWNPAGIANLARQSVYFAHTPWRATMQLNSAAYALRAGEFGSVGVAVTVLSMDRMEVTTEYAQDGTGEFFDAQDLMIGLTYARALSDRFSTGITAKYVQQKIWNETASGIAFDLGTQYRLWFKEAVIGMSLSNFGGDIRMAGRDLSYRFDTDPNAPRNRLAPAMLETEAYPLPLHFQVGLALELLRSRTLAWRLASDVTHPNDNSERVNFGTELGVFDRLFLRGGYRYNYDDEDLCFGVGLSWPMANSHLAIDYAYARHDLLPDVHRFAVGLEF; from the coding sequence ATGAAAAAGCATCTACTTTCGCTGCTGGGATGGTGTGTCGCGATTGCGGCGCAGGCGCAGAATCCCAATCTTGGCACGGCCGGCGCGCAGTTTCTGCAAATTCCGGTGGGCGCGCAGGCCACCGGCATGGCCGGCGCGTACGTCGCGACCGCGGCCAATGCCGGCGCGCTGTTTTGGAATCCCGCCGGCATTGCCAACCTTGCGCGGCAATCAGTTTACTTTGCGCACACCCCGTGGCGCGCCACCATGCAATTGAATTCCGCCGCCTACGCCCTGCGCGCCGGCGAGTTTGGCAGCGTGGGCGTGGCGGTCACCGTGCTGTCGATGGACCGCATGGAAGTCACCACTGAATATGCCCAGGACGGCACCGGCGAGTTCTTCGATGCCCAGGACTTGATGATCGGCCTGACCTACGCGCGGGCGCTGAGTGACCGCTTCAGCACCGGCATCACCGCGAAGTATGTGCAGCAAAAAATCTGGAATGAAACCGCCTCCGGCATCGCTTTCGACCTCGGTACCCAGTATCGCCTGTGGTTCAAAGAGGCCGTGATCGGCATGAGCCTGAGCAACTTCGGCGGCGACATTCGCATGGCCGGCCGGGACTTGTCGTACCGGTTTGACACCGATCCCAACGCGCCGCGCAACCGCCTGGCGCCCGCCATGCTCGAAACCGAAGCCTATCCCTTGCCGCTGCACTTTCAAGTCGGTCTGGCGCTGGAACTGCTGCGCTCCCGCACGCTGGCGTGGCGGCTGGCCTCGGATGTCACTCATCCCAACGACAACAGCGAGCGCGTGAACTTCGGCACCGAGCTGGGCGTGTTCGACCGGCTGTTCCTGCGCGGCGGCTATCGCTACAACTATGATGACGAGGATCTCTGCTTCGGTGTGGGCTTGTCCTGGCCGATGGCCAACAGCCATCTTGCCATCGATTATGCCTACGCCCGCCACGATCTGCTGCCGGACGTGCACCGCTTCGCCGTGGGGCTGGAATTCTGA
- a CDS encoding four helix bundle protein: MEYLFDHEKLKAYQEAIQFVAWLAPRLEDFRKCRVMHDQLERASTSIALNLAEGNARFSMKERSRYLEIASGSTMECAAALDVLCAQGHLAPAESAAGKQILKRVAGLIIGLRNNAQNRIAEEGVAYGGEELEEE, from the coding sequence ATGGAATACCTATTTGATCACGAGAAGCTCAAGGCTTACCAGGAGGCGATTCAATTTGTGGCATGGCTGGCGCCGCGGCTCGAGGATTTTAGAAAATGCCGGGTCATGCACGATCAACTCGAGCGCGCCAGCACTTCGATTGCACTCAACCTGGCTGAGGGCAACGCCAGGTTTTCGATGAAGGAACGCTCGCGCTATTTGGAAATCGCCAGCGGCTCGACGATGGAATGCGCTGCGGCACTCGATGTCCTTTGCGCACAAGGACACCTGGCGCCGGCAGAGTCGGCCGCCGGCAAACAGATTTTGAAACGCGTCGCGGGCCTGATTATCGGCCTGCGCAACAATGCTCAGAATCGCATCGCCGAGGAGGGCGTGGCGTATGGAGGGGAGGAGCTGGAGGAAGAGTAG
- a CDS encoding TonB-dependent receptor, translated as MMKKILSTGLLVLLALAPAQASTTGKIAGRVVDQTSKAPLPGASVQLEGTTLGAAADHNGAFVILNIPPGTYTARVNFIGYGPVAVANVMVAINQTTTLNVELTESLLESEEVVVVAERPLVRQDATGTVAIVGREDIQALPVRDFVEVLQLRAGVVGEGNSINIRGGRSNEVAYLVDGVYIEDPLFGGLGTRVHNDAIEQLEFLSGTFSAEFGDALSGVVNIVTREGSEKFTAKLDGRTGEFAAPYSRYDENRFIASVSGPLPLVPNLSFFASGENDRRGSWLPFGYNREFSTLGKLSQKFSAALKTTLSYRLTRGERQGYSHSWRYIPEQYAQSRTNSDHAVLGLKHVLSNKAFYDLKFSYFQQSYRLGVMNENDDFIPPSQYLATGDRVYVSAAGNGFEFYARAHPLDYIDSRTKTFNAKGDWVWQAHPSHELKAGLELKRHDLRLYSIYDPKRNFPYINDYTRKPVEAAVYLQDKMEFASLILNAGVRLDYADQRAPFRANPLDPEAEVASSKKWQVSPRLGIAHPITDRTNFHFSYGHFFQNPEYQFLYENSQYDLNVREPLFGQPDLEAQKTVAYEVGVAQQLAPTLAASVTAYYKDVTGLIGTHYYFPYFEGRFVGYTLYVNEDYANIKGFEIDVTMRRTKIFSGGLTYTYSVAKGSASSETEQYPGTQESTLLYFLDFDKTHVINVNTSLTFQENEGPRLFGWQPLANTYWNFVLRTSSGYPYTPGGRDIGFVIRNSERMPWTLSLDAEIGKDWRLGALEVTAFAEALNLTNYRNVLYVYSDTGLPDVTLVGNNSPEYIRDPSNFGPPRRVRLGLRLRM; from the coding sequence ATGATGAAAAAAATCCTGAGCACGGGTCTGCTGGTGCTGCTCGCCCTCGCGCCGGCGCAGGCCAGCACCACCGGCAAAATCGCCGGGCGGGTGGTCGACCAGACCAGCAAAGCGCCCCTGCCCGGCGCCAGCGTCCAGTTGGAGGGCACGACCCTGGGCGCGGCCGCCGATCACAACGGCGCGTTCGTCATCCTGAACATTCCGCCGGGCACCTACACCGCGCGTGTCAATTTCATCGGCTATGGGCCGGTGGCGGTCGCCAACGTCATGGTGGCGATCAATCAAACCACGACGCTGAACGTGGAACTCACTGAAAGCCTGCTGGAGAGCGAGGAAGTCGTGGTGGTGGCTGAGCGGCCGTTGGTGCGCCAGGATGCCACCGGCACGGTGGCCATCGTCGGCCGTGAAGACATTCAGGCACTGCCGGTGCGCGATTTCGTCGAAGTGCTGCAGCTCCGCGCCGGCGTGGTGGGCGAGGGCAACAGCATCAATATTCGCGGCGGCCGCAGCAATGAAGTGGCCTATCTCGTCGACGGCGTCTACATCGAAGACCCGCTGTTCGGCGGGTTGGGCACGCGCGTGCACAACGATGCCATCGAGCAGCTCGAGTTTCTCTCCGGCACGTTCAGCGCGGAGTTCGGTGATGCCCTGAGCGGCGTGGTCAACATCGTCACCCGCGAAGGCAGCGAGAAATTCACCGCCAAGCTCGACGGCCGCACCGGCGAGTTTGCCGCGCCCTACTCGCGCTATGATGAGAACCGCTTCATCGCCTCGGTGAGCGGGCCGCTGCCCCTGGTTCCCAATCTCAGCTTCTTTGCCAGTGGCGAAAATGACCGGCGCGGCAGTTGGCTGCCGTTCGGCTACAACCGCGAGTTTTCCACGCTCGGCAAGCTTTCGCAAAAGTTCTCGGCCGCACTGAAAACCACCCTGAGCTACCGCCTGACCCGCGGCGAGCGCCAGGGCTACAGCCATTCCTGGAGGTACATTCCGGAGCAATACGCCCAGTCGCGCACCAACAGCGATCACGCCGTGCTCGGCCTGAAACACGTGCTGAGCAACAAGGCGTTCTACGACCTCAAGTTTTCCTACTTTCAGCAAAGCTACCGCCTGGGCGTGATGAATGAAAACGATGATTTCATCCCGCCGTCACAATATCTTGCCACCGGCGATCGCGTCTATGTGTCCGCCGCCGGCAACGGCTTCGAATTCTATGCGCGCGCCCATCCGCTGGATTACATCGACAGCCGCACCAAGACCTTCAACGCCAAGGGCGATTGGGTGTGGCAGGCGCACCCTTCGCATGAATTGAAAGCCGGGCTGGAGCTGAAGCGCCACGATCTCAGACTGTACAGCATCTACGATCCCAAGCGCAATTTCCCCTACATCAACGACTACACCCGCAAACCGGTGGAAGCGGCCGTCTACCTGCAGGACAAGATGGAATTCGCCTCGTTGATCTTGAATGCCGGCGTGCGCCTGGATTACGCCGATCAGCGCGCGCCCTTTCGCGCCAACCCGCTCGACCCCGAGGCGGAGGTGGCGTCCTCGAAAAAATGGCAGGTCAGTCCGCGCCTGGGCATCGCGCATCCCATCACCGATCGCACCAACTTTCATTTTTCCTACGGCCATTTCTTCCAGAATCCCGAGTATCAATTCCTCTACGAAAACAGCCAGTACGATTTGAATGTGCGCGAGCCATTGTTCGGCCAGCCTGATCTCGAGGCGCAGAAGACGGTGGCGTATGAAGTTGGCGTGGCGCAGCAATTGGCGCCGACCCTGGCCGCCAGTGTGACCGCCTATTACAAAGACGTCACCGGTTTGATCGGCACGCACTACTATTTCCCCTACTTCGAGGGCCGCTTCGTGGGCTACACGCTGTATGTCAACGAGGATTATGCCAACATCAAGGGCTTTGAAATCGACGTGACCATGCGCCGCACGAAGATTTTTTCCGGCGGTTTGACCTACACCTACTCGGTGGCCAAGGGCAGCGCCTCTTCGGAAACCGAGCAGTATCCCGGCACGCAGGAATCGACGCTGCTCTATTTTCTTGATTTCGATAAGACGCACGTCATCAACGTCAACACCAGCCTGACCTTCCAGGAGAATGAAGGGCCGCGCCTGTTCGGCTGGCAGCCGCTGGCGAATACCTATTGGAACTTCGTCTTGCGCACCAGCAGCGGCTATCCCTACACGCCCGGCGGCCGGGACATCGGCTTCGTGATTCGCAACTCCGAGCGCATGCCGTGGACGCTCTCACTGGATGCGGAAATCGGCAAGGACTGGCGGCTGGGCGCGCTGGAGGTCACCGCCTTTGCCGAAGCGCTCAATCTCACCAATTACAGAAACGTGCTGTACGTGTACTCCGATACCGGCCTGCCGGATGTCACGCTGGTCGGCAACAATTCGCCGGAGTACATTCGCGATCCTTCCAATTTCGGTCCGCCGCGCCGCGTGCGGCTGGGCTTGCGGTTGAGGATGTGA
- a CDS encoding MurR/RpiR family transcriptional regulator produces MPSRKHKNAPVLTQKILALYQRLPANQKKVADYFLQQPNDFSFLTTDAMAEALQVSKATIVRFAQNLGYDGFPALRHEVLQTLQANLAPADRFMLAFEKHLPEEALTLVAEHEVQNINQTLLHLDRQAFREVVQMLLGAARVFTMGLGISKLLAQILAYELNQVAIDARPLASGTMRFVEQLALGKKEDVAVAFSFPPYSKETVAGAAYAAEKGLALVAITDKLAAPITFHATRVLVVRTKNMLYTNSISAISVVINALVTEIALLNKREVSRVFQESSRIMQQTQEFLGD; encoded by the coding sequence ATGCCCAGTCGCAAGCACAAAAATGCGCCGGTGCTGACGCAGAAGATCCTGGCGCTCTATCAGCGCCTGCCGGCAAATCAGAAGAAAGTCGCCGACTACTTTCTGCAGCAGCCCAATGATTTCTCCTTTCTCACCACCGACGCCATGGCCGAGGCCCTGCAGGTGAGCAAGGCCACCATCGTGCGCTTCGCGCAAAACCTCGGCTATGACGGCTTTCCGGCGCTGCGCCACGAGGTCTTGCAGACGCTGCAGGCCAACCTCGCGCCCGCCGACCGCTTCATGCTCGCGTTCGAAAAGCATTTGCCCGAAGAAGCGCTGACCCTGGTGGCCGAACATGAAGTGCAGAACATCAATCAGACCCTGCTGCATCTCGACCGCCAGGCGTTTCGCGAGGTGGTGCAGATGCTGCTGGGCGCCGCGCGCGTCTTCACCATGGGGCTCGGCATTTCCAAACTGCTGGCGCAAATTCTGGCTTATGAACTGAATCAAGTCGCCATCGATGCCCGGCCGCTCGCCAGCGGCACCATGCGCTTTGTCGAGCAATTGGCCCTGGGAAAAAAGGAGGACGTGGCCGTCGCCTTTTCCTTCCCGCCCTATTCCAAGGAGACCGTGGCCGGGGCGGCATACGCGGCCGAAAAGGGCCTGGCGCTGGTGGCCATCACCGACAAGCTGGCGGCGCCCATCACCTTTCATGCCACGCGCGTGCTGGTGGTGCGCACCAAAAACATGCTGTACACCAATTCGATCTCGGCGATCTCCGTGGTGATCAATGCCCTGGTCACCGAGATCGCGCTGCTGAACAAACGGGAAGTCAGCAGAGTATTCCAGGAATCGTCACGCATCATGCAACAGACGCAGGAATTCCTGGGCGATTAG